GCGCGCCGCCGTTGAGCGTCGTGCCGAACAGGGAGCCGTCTGCGGCGCGGAACAGGCCGGCGTTGGTCGTCAGCCCCGTGCCGGGATCGCTGTTGTAGTCGTGGGCGACGGTGAGCGCGCCGGTTGCGGGATCGAGCGAGAACACGACACCCCGGCTGCTGAATGGAATCGGACCGCCGGATTCGGTGGTCCCGTAGAGCAATCCGTCGGGGCCCTTGACGAGGGGGCCGTTCGGATACGCGCCCTGCCGCGGGGCGCCGGCGTCGAGGACGAAGCTCGCGACGGTCGCGAACGTGCCGTCGGGGGTGATGCTGAAGACCGAGCCCATGTCCTGCGCGCCGCCGCCTCCGGTCACGCCGTAGAAGATGTCCGCGCCTCCGGCCGTATCGCGCATCAATCCGCGCGGCTGCGTGCTGCCGGCGGGTCCGGTGAAATCGTGCAGCGTCTCGAACCCGCTGCCGGTCTTGTCGATCCGGAACACGGTGCCGGCGTCGTTGGCGCCGCCAAACGCCGTCGTGCCGTAGAGGAACCCGTCGCTGCCCTCGACGAGCGTCGAGGCCGGCGTGCTGCCGTTCGCGCCGCTGAACGTCCACAGGGTTTCCATGTTGCCGCTGCGGTCGATCTTGAAGATGGCGCCGAGTCCCGGGGACGTCGAGGCGGCGGATCCGGTGCCGTAGAAGGCGCCGTCGCTGCCCTCGACGAGGCCGGCCTGCGGCTGCAGCGGCTGCGGATTGGCGAAGTCGAACGCGAACACGCGCAGCGTGGTCACCGCCGGTGCCGCCGGATCCAGCGAGAAGACGGTGCCGTTGCCGAGGGGCAGCCCGCCAACCAGTCCGCCGTGCTGCGTCGTGCCGTAGAGCAGTCCGTCGGCGGGGGAGTATGTCAGGCCCATCGGCTTCTGTCCGTCGGCGCCGTTGAAGACGTGGAGGAGGTCGAAGGTGTAGCCGCCGCTGCCGTCCGGCGTGAGCATGTAGACGGCTCCCCTGTCGCCGGCGCCGCCTTGTTCGAGGATGCCGAACAGGCGTCCGTCCGGCGCTTCGGTCAGCGGCGCCAGGCCGGCTCTGACCGGGGCCGCGAACCGGTGCACGGTGGTTGGGGGGGCGGGCGGTTGCGCGGCGGGGCGCGCGGCCGCCAGGAGGGTCAGGAGGGCGGCGGACAGGACTCGGGCGACTTTCATGGCGTCTCCAATGGCCGGGGGTGCCGGTGCCCCCTTACGCGCCACTGGAGCGAAAACGAGCTCAAAAACGGGGACAGTCCCCTTTTCCGCGCAAAAAGCCCCGCCAAAAACGGCGCTTCGCGGTTTTTGCCAGGAAATCCGCCCGCCGCCGCACGGAAACGGGGACAGTCCCCATTTCGCAGGCGCGCGGAAAAAGGGGACAGTCCCCTTTTACCGGCCGATGGCGAACAGGGTGTGGAGGCCGCGGACGTACATCACGCCGCGGGAGAGCGCCGGCGTGGCCATGACCAGCTCGCCCATCGAGTTCACCGCGATCTGCGCGAACGTCGATCCCGCCGTGATCACGATGATGTCGCCGTCCTCGTTGGAGAGATAGATCTTGTCATCGGCCGCCACCGGCGACGCGCTGAAGCCGTTGCCAATCGTCGACAGACGCTGGCGGTAGATCTCCGCGCCGGTCGCGAGATCGTAGGCGTCGAACTGCCCATTGTTGGCGAGAACGTAGAGGATCCCCTTGTAGGCCAGCGGCGTCGGCATGTACGAGCCGCGATTCACCTTGCTCCACGCCACCGCCTCGCTCTGGGTGATCCCGCTGCCGAGCGTGATATTCCCCTTCGCCTCCGGACGGACGGCAAAGATCGGCCGCTCCGGCGCGCGGCCGCTGGCAATCACGAACAGCCCGCCGGCGAAGATCGGCGTCGGCGCCGTGATCTTCGAGCTGCCCCCGAGCCGCCAGAGCTCCCTGCCCGTGCGCGGATCGTAGCCGCGGATGAAGTTCGACGCATTCGTCACGAGCACCGGTCCGGCCGCCGTCTCGGCCACCGTGGGCGTGCCCCACGACGGAAGCTCCTCGCGCGCCGTCTTCCAGACCGTCTCGCCGGTCTCCGCCTTCACCGCGATCAGAAACGAATCCGCCTGCGTGTCGACCTGCAGGATCACGAGTCCGTTCCAGATGACCGGCGAGCTCGCCGTGCCCCACTCGAACGTGGGGATGTCGTACGCGCCGACGTCCATCCGTCCGAGATCGATCGTCCACAGCGGCGCGCCGTTGACATCGTACGCGTGCAGGCCGTGCGATCCGAACGAGGCGACGACGATACGGCCGTCGGTCGCGGGCGTCGCACTCGCGTACGTGGACTTGATGTGCCGCTTCTCGCGTGGCTCCCCCTCGTGTGCGACGCGCTCCCAGAGCACCTTCCCGGTGACCCGATCCAGCGCGTAAATCGTCCAGCGCTGTTGCGTGCGATCGTCCGACGCGTCGCCGTCGCCGTAGAGTCCCGGCTTGAACGTGGCATCGGCGCGGGTGCTCACCGCGCTGGTGACGAAGACGCGATCACCCCAGACGATCGGGCTCGAATGCGCGAGGCCGGGAATCGCGGCTCTCCAGCGGATGTTGAGGCCGGTCGCCGGGTTCCAGGTGTCAGGCAGGTTCATGCCGTCCGCGATGCCGGACGCCATCGGCCCGCGGAATGCCGGCCAGCTGCCGGCGGCGGGTGCCGGCGATGGCAGCGGACCGCTGCGCGGCGCCGCCGTCCTCACGATCGTGCGCTCGGGAACCGGGTCCTTCTCACCCGCGCGGCGCCAGCTGCTGCGGTCGAGGATCATCCGCCGCGGACCGCAGTCGTCGGCGACGAGATCGAGCGTCGTGCGGCCGTCCTGTGAGTGCACGCGATAGCGGCCGGGGTTCTCGCACCCGCCGGGCGCGCCGGGCGTCAGCAGCTCGATCGCGCCGTCCACCACCTTCCACGTGCCGCGGAACGAGGGCCATCCGGCCCCCTCGAGCGTGAACGTACCGTCAGGCTGGAACCGCGCGGCGAAGCCCGCGAACTGCAGCGGATAGTCGGGCATCCGCGGAGGCGCCTGCGCGGCGCCGAGCATCCCCGCGACGGCCACGACGAAAAAAGGGGACAGTCCCCTTTTTCCAGCAGGTTTGTGCATCAGATGCGATGGTATCAAAGCCGTCCCGCGAACACCTGCAGTTCCTGCGCGTCGTTCGGCACCGTCATCGTCCTCTCGAACGCAAACCCCAGGCGCTGCAGCAGCCGGATCGACCGGCCATTCGCCGGGCTCACGATCGCGAGCAGGCGCGGCAGCCGAAGTGTCTGGCGCGCGAAGTCGCGGACGGCGGCAGCCGCTTCATAGGCGAATCCGCGCGACCGATAGTCCGGCAGAAACGCGAAGCCGATGTCCGGATCCGGCAAGACGTCGCGCTTGAGGATGCCGCAAATCCCGATCGGCGTCGACGTGTCGGACAATTCGACGAGCCATAGGCCGAAGCCGTGCTGCGCGTAGCTCGCCCGCGGCCCCCGCTCGATGTACGACACGGCGTCCGCGATGCTGCGCACCCCGCGATCGCCGATGTGCTCGATGAAGCCGGGATCGTTGAGGAGCGCGAGGATGAACGGCCCGTCCTCGGCGGTGAGCTCGCGCAGGCCCAGGCGCGCGGTACGCAGGATCATCGCCCGCCGACGGTCATGGACGTCGATAGAGACCGGTGTAGACCGCTTTGCCGCGCACGCGTCCGGCCATCGCGGTCATGACCGCGGCGCGCGTCTGCGACGGCGCCGCGCCCACGGCAGGCACGTCGAGCATGCCGTCGAGCGCGAACAGCTCGAACACGTAATGATGCGGCGGGCCGCTGGACGGGGCCGCGGGACCACGATAGACCGGACCCGTTGCGCTGATCTGACGCGAGCCGTCCGGCAACACGGCGCCCTGCGGAACCGCCTCCGCCAGCGACCGCGCGGCGCCGGGAATGTTCCAGACCAGCCAGTGCAGCGTGTCGTCCGTGCCGGCGCCGGTCGCCGCATCGAGATCGTGGACGACGAGCACGAAGCTCGCGGCGGTCTCGGGCACGTTGCTCCACGCCAGCGGGGGGGAGACCTCCCCTCCCGGCTGTGCGTACTTCGCAGGGATCGGGCCGCCGTCGGGCCATGCCGCAGAGGTCAACGTCATCACCTGCACGCTGCGTCCGCGCCCTGGGCCGCGCTGCGGCGCGGACGGCGCGCCGGGCGCGGGCGGCTGCGCCAGGGGCGCCGGCGGCGACTGCGCCGGCAGATCGATCGCGGCCGCCAGCGCCAGCACGGCGATCCCCAGTCCGATGCGAGAACGGGGGATCCTCATTTGAACGACGCCGGCTGCGCCTTGCGCCACGCGTCGTAGCGCATCCGCAGCGTCTTGACCGGATTCAGGTTCTCACCCGCGCGGATCTCATTCGCACCGCGCCCCGGCTGCGCGACGCGCAGGAACATCGCATAGCGGCCGTTGTTGTGCGAGTCGCCGTTGGTGTCCGCCTTTTCCGCCATCAGAATGTAGGCGACGTGCGCCGTCTTGCCGTCGCAGGGGATGGCGGATGCGGGCTGATCGGCGGACGGCGGTGGACAGGAACAGCGGCTGTCGCCGCCAGCGGCATCCGCCGCTTCGAGCGCCGCCATGACGCGATCGGTCACGGCGCCGCGCGCGGCGACGAACGCCTTCACGGCGTTCGGCACGGCGTCGCCCGGGCGCAGGATGTTTCCCTGGATCGAATAGAAGATCTCGGTGCCCGGCACCTGTCCCTGCATGTCCTGCGACACGTAGCCGTTCGTCAGGCCCGAATGTCCCGCGCTGCGTCCCTGCAGATCGACGATGCCGAACTGCCGGCTCTGAAAGGCCGGATCGCGGCTGAGCATCTCGACGATCGCCTTCGGATCGGTGCCCTTCTGCAGCTCGGCGAAGACCAGCATCTGATTCTGGTGCGTGCCGTCGACGGCCGCCTGGCAGGCCGCAACACCTTTCCCGGGCACGACGACGGCCTGCACGCCGGGCAGGAATTGATCGTCGCGATCGACGCACGTCGCAGAGGCGATCACGACGCGGCCGGTGCTCCGATCGACCGCGATCACCGACCACGTCGCGAGCGCCGGAACCGGCGCCGCCAGCAGCGCCGCCATCATCAGCACGAGAGCTCTGGGCATGGTCACGGGTCAGACCCCTGGATAGCGCATGGCGTAGCACAGCACGTCGGCCTGCACGCCGGGCGCGAGGTTCGGGAATTCAGCGTACCCGCGCAGCGTTCCCTCGCAGAGGAAGCCGCACTTCTCCAGCACGCGCGCCGACGCTCGATGGGCCGGATGGCAGAGCGCGTAGACGCGTTCGACGCCCAGCCGCGCCGCACGCTCGCGCACGGCGGCGAGCGCCTCGGTCGCATAGCCGAAGCCCCATGCGTCGTACGCGAGCACGTAGCCGGTGGACGCCTGTGTCGGGGTCTCGAAGCCGAGGCCGGTGCCGCCGAGGAGTGTGCCGTCGGCGCGGGATTCGATGAGCAGGGGACCGGCGGGCCAGCGTTCCCACTCGGCGGCGCAGAAGCCGAGAAAGCCCTCGGTGTCGCTCACCGACCGGTGCGTGGGCCATCCCAGATAGCGCGTGACGCGCGGATCGCTGGAATAGCGATCGAAGATCGCCTGCGCGTCGTCCGCCGTGGGCGGGCGGAGGCGCAGGCGGGGCGTTTCGAGGACGTGGGTCGTAATCCGGGGATTCTACCCTGCGAGCGCGTCCTCGAGGCTCTCGTAGACGCGCAGTCCGCGCGCGCGCGCGGTCTCGAGCAGGGCGCCGGCGCCCGGCGTGGGCTCGACGCACAGGACCGCGTCGCAGCGGCCGAGCAGCCGGGTGCCGACCGGGTCGGCGAGATCGTCGAACGCGGCGTCCGCGCTCGCATTCTCGCTGCTGACCAGCGGCCAGAACCACTGGCCGAGGACGGGAAGGTGTCCGGCGCGGAAGAGCGACAGCGCCGCCCACTCGATCAGCCGCGGGTCGTCGCCGACGACGAGGATCATCTGGGTCTCGGTTGCCTGCATAGCTACCTGCCAACGGGTGAACAGTTCGGTCCGTGACGCGGGCGATGTGTTCTGCACGCGGCGCTGGGCTGCAACCGACATTCCCGTCGCGTCGCGCGCGCGAGCGTCCTGTCGAATCAACGAGTTGTGGGGACGCGGGAACGGACGTCCCGCGGCGTCTGACAGGCTGCGTCACGCCCGGCGCCAAAAACTGTCACAAACGGGGACTGTCCCCATTTCCTGGCGGCGGGTGCGCAGTTTCCTCGAGAATCTGCGCGGTCCGAAATTTTGGCGGGGCTTTGCGTGCGGAAAAGGGGACTGTCCCCGTTTCCGCGGCGGCGTCAGCGCGGATCCAGCTTCCGCCCGGCGTCCAGCGCGTCCCAGTTCAGGATCGTGTTGAACACCAGGAAGTAGCTGCCGATCGTCTCGCCGCGCCAGATCGGGTTGTTGGCGAACAGCACCACGTGCCCCTTGCCGACCGGCACATCGACCACCACCGGACGCTGCGCGATGTCGGCGCCGCCGTCCAGCAGCCCCGAGACCAGCAGCGCCGTCTGCGCCTCGAACCGCACCGCAACGCGCGGCCGGAACGGCGGGGGAATCACGTTCGCCGGATTGCGCCGCAGCGCCTCCTCCGTCGGCAGCGCATACTGCCAGGGCTGCACCTGCTGCAGCGGCGGCAGCGGCTTGAGGTTGCTCCCCTCGCTGGCCGGACGTCCCTGGACGATGTCCGGATCGTCGGGCGTGCCGCGTCCGGTGGGTCGCCCGCCGGGACCGCCG
This genomic interval from Vicinamibacterales bacterium contains the following:
- a CDS encoding GNAT family N-acetyltransferase, which encodes MTTHVLETPRLRLRPPTADDAQAIFDRYSSDPRVTRYLGWPTHRSVSDTEGFLGFCAAEWERWPAGPLLIESRADGTLLGGTGLGFETPTQASTGYVLAYDAWGFGYATEALAAVRERAARLGVERVYALCHPAHRASARVLEKCGFLCEGTLRGYAEFPNLAPGVQADVLCYAMRYPGV
- a CDS encoding PQQ-binding-like beta-propeller repeat protein; the encoded protein is MHKPAGKRGLSPFFVVAVAGMLGAAQAPPRMPDYPLQFAGFAARFQPDGTFTLEGAGWPSFRGTWKVVDGAIELLTPGAPGGCENPGRYRVHSQDGRTTLDLVADDCGPRRMILDRSSWRRAGEKDPVPERTIVRTAAPRSGPLPSPAPAAGSWPAFRGPMASGIADGMNLPDTWNPATGLNIRWRAAIPGLAHSSPIVWGDRVFVTSAVSTRADATFKPGLYGDGDASDDRTQQRWTIYALDRVTGKVLWERVAHEGEPREKRHIKSTYASATPATDGRIVVASFGSHGLHAYDVNGAPLWTIDLGRMDVGAYDIPTFEWGTASSPVIWNGLVILQVDTQADSFLIAVKAETGETVWKTAREELPSWGTPTVAETAAGPVLVTNASNFIRGYDPRTGRELWRLGGSSKITAPTPIFAGGLFVIASGRAPERPIFAVRPEAKGNITLGSGITQSEAVAWSKVNRGSYMPTPLAYKGILYVLANNGQFDAYDLATGAEIYRQRLSTIGNGFSASPVAADDKIYLSNEDGDIIVITAGSTFAQIAVNSMGELVMATPALSRGVMYVRGLHTLFAIGR
- a CDS encoding YbhB/YbcL family Raf kinase inhibitor-like protein encodes the protein MRIPRSRIGLGIAVLALAAAIDLPAQSPPAPLAQPPAPGAPSAPQRGPGRGRSVQVMTLTSAAWPDGGPIPAKYAQPGGEVSPPLAWSNVPETAASFVLVVHDLDAATGAGTDDTLHWLVWNIPGAARSLAEAVPQGAVLPDGSRQISATGPVYRGPAAPSSGPPHHYVFELFALDGMLDVPAVGAAPSQTRAAVMTAMAGRVRGKAVYTGLYRRP
- a CDS encoding DUF1028 domain-containing protein, translated to MPRALVLMMAALLAAPVPALATWSVIAVDRSTGRVVIASATCVDRDDQFLPGVQAVVVPGKGVAACQAAVDGTHQNQMLVFAELQKGTDPKAIVEMLSRDPAFQSRQFGIVDLQGRSAGHSGLTNGYVSQDMQGQVPGTEIFYSIQGNILRPGDAVPNAVKAFVAARGAVTDRVMAALEAADAAGGDSRCSCPPPSADQPASAIPCDGKTAHVAYILMAEKADTNGDSHNNGRYAMFLRVAQPGRGANEIRAGENLNPVKTLRMRYDAWRKAQPASFK
- a CDS encoding GNAT family N-acetyltransferase codes for the protein MILRTARLGLRELTAEDGPFILALLNDPGFIEHIGDRGVRSIADAVSYIERGPRASYAQHGFGLWLVELSDTSTPIGICGILKRDVLPDPDIGFAFLPDYRSRGFAYEAAAAVRDFARQTLRLPRLLAIVSPANGRSIRLLQRLGFAFERTMTVPNDAQELQVFAGRL